The following are encoded together in the Lathyrus oleraceus cultivar Zhongwan6 chromosome 3, CAAS_Psat_ZW6_1.0, whole genome shotgun sequence genome:
- the LOC127128616 gene encoding 6,7,8-trihydroxycoumarin synthase — protein MVSFLHTLLAFPLLVLFLFMKYKTSNKNSPSTFPRGPKGLPILGNLHQLDISNLHIQFWNLSKIYGPLFSLQIGFKKAIVISTPKLAQQILKDHDHDVSSRPPSRGTQALSYNGIDMIFSPYNDCWREIRKICVVHFFSSKKISSFSHIRKSEVKKLIEKISKHADSSKVSNLSEILMSLSSSMVCRIAFGKSYENEGGEKSRFHDLLNETQVIFLSFYVSDYIPFMGWIDKLTGSIARVDNTFKSLDAFFEQVLKEHLNPNNSKKEEQEKDIVDVLLELKNQGHLSIDLTNDHIKAVLMNLLVAATDTSAATSVWVMTGLMKNPRAMKRAQEEVRSVCGKKEFIDEDDIQKLVYLKAVIKETLRYYAPAPLAPRETKRGFVLDGYKIEPKTLVYVNIWAIHRDPETWKDPEEFYPERFLNNDVEFKGLGFELIPFGGGRRICPGIPLAIATLEMVTANLLNSFDWEMPEGMTKEDIDIEGLPGLARHKKNHLCIVAKHHN, from the exons ATGGTGTCATTTCTTCACACACTTCTAGCCTTTCCTTTATTGGTGTTATTCCTTTTCATGAAATACAAAACCAGTAACAAGAACTCACCATCAACCTTTCCAAGAGGTCCAAAAGGCCTTCCCATACTTGGAAACCTCCATCAACTTGACATTTCAAATCTCCATATTCAGTTCTGGAACCTCTCAAAAATTTACGGTCCTCTTTTCTCCCTTCAAATTGGTTTCAAGAAAGCCATAGTTATTTCCACACCTAAACTAGCTCAACAAATTCTCAAAGATCATGACCATGATGTATCCAGTAGACCCCCATCACGTGGCACACAAGCACTGTCTTACAATGGCATAGACATGATATTTTCACCTTACAATGATTGTTGGAGAGAGATAAGAAAAATCTGTGTTGTCCATTTCTTTAGCTCCAAAAAGATTTCTAGCTTCTCTCATATTAGAAAATCTGAGGTCAAGAAATTGATTGAAAAGATATCTAAGCATGCTGACTCTTCCAAGGTTTCAAACCTTAGTGAGATTCTCATGTCACTGTCAAGCTCTATGGTGTGTAGAATTGCTTTTGGAAAAAGTTATGAAAATGAAGGAGGTGAAAAAAGCAGGTTCCATGATTTACTTAATGAGACGCAGGTCATTTTCCTTTCCTTTTATGTTTCAGATTATATTCCTTTCATGGGATGGATTGATAAACTCACAGGCTCAATTGCTCGTGTTGACAACACTTTTAAGTCCTTGGATGCATTTTTTGAACAAGTTCTTAAGGAACATCTCAATCCTAATAATAGCAAGAAAGAAGAACAAGAGAAGGATATAGTTGATGTGTTGCTTGAGTTAAAAAATCAAGGTCATCTCTCAATTGATCTCACCAATGATCACATCAAAGCTGTCCTTATG AACCTACTTGTGGCGGCTACTGACACAAGTGCAGCCACATCAGTTTGGGTGATGACTGGACTAATGAAGAATCCAAGAGCAATGAAGAGAGCTCAAGAAGAAGTTAGAAGCGTTTGTGGGAAAAAAGAGTTTATAGATGAAGATGATATTCAAAAGCTTGTATATCTCAAAGCTGTGATAAAAGAAACACTAAGATATTATGCACCAGCACCACTAGCCCCAAGAGAGACCAAAAGAGGTTTTGTTCTAGATGGATATAAAATAGAACCAAAAACGTTAGTGTATGTGAACATTTGGGCTATTCATAGGGATCCCGAGACATGGAAAGATCCAGAAGAGTTTTATCCCGAAAGATTCTTAAACAATGATGTTGAATTTAAAGGACTAGGTTTTGAGTTGATTCCGTTCGGCGGTGGACGTAGAATTTGCCCCGGTATACCATTGGCAATCGCTACATTAGAAATGGTGACTGCAAACCTTCTCAATTCATTTGATTGGGAAATGCCTGAAGGGATGACAAAGGAAGATATTGACATTGAAGGGTTGCCAGGACTTGCTAGACACAAGAAGAATCACCTTTGCATTGTTGCAAAACATCACAATTGA